The following proteins are co-located in the Pseudomonas sp. DY-1 genome:
- a CDS encoding sulfurtransferase TusA family protein codes for MTDAASRTDDFDVELDASGLNCPLPLLKAKLELNRLNSGAVLKVIATDAGSQRDFRAFAQLAGHQLLREEVEDGVFRYWLRKA; via the coding sequence ATGACTGACGCTGCCAGTCGAACCGATGATTTCGACGTCGAACTGGATGCCAGTGGCCTGAACTGCCCCTTGCCCCTGCTCAAGGCCAAGCTCGAGCTCAATCGCCTGAACAGCGGAGCGGTGCTCAAGGTGATCGCTACCGACGCTGGTTCCCAGCGCGATTTCCGCGCCTTCGCACAATTGGCCGGGCACCAGTTGCTGCGTGAAGAGGTCGAAGACGGCGTATTCCGCTACTGGTTGCGCAAGGCCTGA
- a CDS encoding LysR family transcriptional regulator, with protein sequence MSDLSFSTFCSWLKFRHLVLIDTLGRTRNMHLAAQQMSLSQPALSKMLKEIESLLGFAVFERQPRSMTPTALGEQVLRYAQLALNDARSFVEQINNLSSGGHGHLKVGAIFAATAVVLPEAIVQIKQRWPLLAIEVVEQTSDHLMEMLEEHTLDLAIGRFTEQGQQRRYDFRALAPEPFSIVVNSRHPLCEAGPMSLQELVEWPWILYPKGTPIRGRMEDAFAKAQVAEPRNTIETISMQTFLQVLQSGPMIGMLPRVMVEPHLRSGSLKTLDTPLYLAPQDYGILTRKGEPLVGRALEFAEILLENARRTQVAQD encoded by the coding sequence ATGTCGGACCTGTCGTTCTCGACCTTCTGCAGCTGGCTCAAGTTCAGGCACCTGGTGCTCATCGATACCCTGGGTCGGACCCGCAACATGCACCTGGCCGCCCAGCAGATGAGCCTCAGCCAGCCGGCCCTGAGCAAGATGCTCAAGGAAATCGAAAGCCTGCTGGGCTTCGCCGTCTTCGAGCGCCAGCCGCGCAGCATGACGCCCACCGCGCTGGGCGAGCAGGTGCTGCGCTACGCCCAGCTGGCGTTGAACGACGCTCGCAGCTTCGTCGAGCAGATCAACAACCTGAGTTCCGGCGGCCACGGCCACCTGAAGGTCGGGGCCATCTTCGCCGCCACTGCAGTGGTGCTGCCGGAGGCCATAGTGCAGATCAAACAGCGCTGGCCCCTGCTGGCGATAGAAGTGGTGGAGCAGACCAGCGATCACCTGATGGAAATGCTTGAGGAGCACACCCTGGACCTGGCCATCGGTCGGTTCACCGAGCAGGGCCAGCAGCGGCGCTACGATTTCCGCGCCCTGGCGCCGGAGCCGTTCTCCATCGTGGTCAACAGCCGCCATCCGCTCTGCGAGGCTGGGCCCATGTCCCTGCAGGAGTTGGTGGAATGGCCCTGGATTCTCTATCCCAAGGGCACGCCGATCCGTGGGCGCATGGAGGATGCCTTCGCCAAGGCCCAGGTCGCCGAGCCGCGCAACACCATCGAAACCATCTCCATGCAGACCTTCCTCCAGGTCCTGCAGAGCGGCCCGATGATCGGCATGTTGCCCCGCGTGATGGTGGAGCCGCACCTCAGGAGCGGTTCGTTGAAAACCCTGGACACTCCGCTGTACCTGGCGCCCCAGGATTACGGCATTCTCACCCGCAAGGGCGAGCCGCTGGTGGGGCGCGCCCTGGAGTTCGCCGAGATCCTGCTGGAGAACGCCCGCCGTACGCAGGTAGCCCAAGACTAA
- a CDS encoding IlvD/Edd family dehydratase, with protein sequence MTSTTVRRLRSQQWFDDPAHADMTALYVERYMNYGLTRDELQSGRPIIGIAQTGSDLAPCNRHHLELAQRVKAGIRDAGGIPMEFPVHPIAEQSRRPTAALDRNLAYLGLVEILHGYPLDGVVLTTGCDKTTPACLMAAATTDLPAIVLSGGPMLDGHHKGELIGSGTVLWHARKLLAAGEIDYEGFMEMTTAASPSVGHCNTMGTALSMNALAEALGMSLPGCASIPAPYRERGQMAYATGKRICDLVLQDVRPSQIMTREAFENAIAVASALGASSNCPPHLIAIARHMGVELTLDDWQRVGVDVPLLVNCMPAGKYLGEGFHRAGGVPAVMHELQKAGRLHEACNTVSGKRIGEIVRDAATSNADVILPYEAPLKHGAGFIVLCGNFFDNAIMKMSVVGEAFRKTYLSTPGAENSFEARAIVFEGPEDYHARIDDPALDIDERCILVIRGAGTVGYPGSAEVVNMDPPAELIKRGVTSLPCLGDGRQSGTSASPSILNMSPEAAVGGGLALLQTDDRLHIDLNARRVELLVDAGELERRRQNSKPSMPPSQTPWQEIYRQMVGQLSTGGCLEPATLYMKVITSNGEPRHSH encoded by the coding sequence ATGACATCGACTACCGTACGCCGCCTGCGCAGCCAGCAATGGTTCGACGACCCGGCCCACGCCGATATGACCGCGCTCTACGTCGAGCGCTACATGAACTACGGGCTGACCCGTGACGAGCTGCAGTCCGGCCGCCCAATCATCGGCATCGCCCAGACCGGCAGCGACCTGGCGCCCTGCAACCGCCACCACCTGGAGCTGGCGCAGCGGGTCAAGGCCGGCATCCGCGATGCGGGCGGCATTCCTATGGAATTCCCGGTGCATCCGATCGCCGAACAGAGCCGCCGGCCCACCGCGGCCCTGGACCGCAACCTGGCCTACCTGGGCCTGGTGGAAATCCTCCACGGCTACCCACTGGACGGTGTGGTCCTGACCACCGGTTGCGACAAGACCACCCCAGCCTGCCTGATGGCGGCGGCCACCACCGACCTGCCGGCCATCGTGCTCTCCGGCGGCCCTATGCTCGACGGCCACCACAAGGGCGAGCTGATCGGCTCGGGCACCGTGCTCTGGCATGCCCGCAAGCTGCTGGCGGCGGGGGAAATCGACTACGAAGGTTTCATGGAAATGACCACCGCGGCGTCCCCCTCGGTGGGGCACTGCAACACCATGGGCACGGCCCTGTCGATGAACGCCCTGGCCGAGGCCTTGGGCATGTCGCTACCTGGTTGCGCCAGCATCCCGGCACCCTATCGCGAGCGTGGGCAGATGGCCTACGCCACCGGCAAGCGCATCTGTGACCTGGTCCTGCAGGACGTGCGACCGTCGCAGATCATGACCCGCGAAGCTTTCGAGAACGCCATAGCCGTGGCCTCGGCCCTGGGCGCCTCGAGCAACTGCCCGCCGCACCTGATCGCCATCGCGCGACATATGGGTGTGGAGCTGACGCTGGATGACTGGCAACGCGTCGGCGTCGATGTGCCGCTACTGGTCAACTGCATGCCGGCGGGCAAGTACCTGGGCGAAGGCTTCCACCGCGCCGGTGGCGTGCCGGCGGTGATGCACGAATTGCAGAAAGCCGGACGCCTGCATGAGGCCTGCAACACGGTCAGCGGCAAGCGCATCGGTGAGATAGTCCGCGACGCCGCCACCAGCAACGCCGACGTGATCCTGCCCTACGAGGCGCCCCTCAAGCACGGCGCCGGCTTCATCGTGCTGTGCGGCAACTTCTTCGATAACGCCATCATGAAAATGTCGGTGGTGGGCGAGGCGTTCCGAAAGACCTACCTGTCCACCCCCGGCGCGGAGAACAGCTTCGAGGCGCGGGCCATCGTCTTCGAAGGACCGGAGGACTACCACGCGCGCATCGACGACCCGGCCCTGGACATCGACGAGCGCTGCATCCTGGTGATCCGCGGCGCCGGCACAGTGGGCTACCCCGGCAGCGCCGAGGTGGTCAACATGGATCCGCCGGCAGAACTGATCAAACGCGGCGTCACCTCCCTGCCCTGCCTGGGCGACGGACGTCAGAGCGGTACCTCGGCCAGCCCCTCCATCCTCAACATGTCGCCGGAAGCGGCGGTCGGCGGCGGCCTCGCCCTGCTGCAAACCGACGACCGACTGCACATCGACCTCAACGCCCGCCGGGTCGAACTGCTGGTGGACGCGGGTGAACTGGAGCGTCGTCGGCAGAACAGCAAACCCAGCATGCCGCCGTCGCAAACGCCCTGGCAGGAGATCTACCGGCAGATGGTCGGCCAGCTGTCCACCGGCGGCTGCCTGGAGCCGGCGACCCTGTACATGAAGGTGATCACCAGCAACGGCGAACCGCGTCACTCCCATTGA
- the nadA gene encoding quinolinate synthase NadA encodes MTQLSERFLVQAHLAAKQPKPLTAEEEAHYRAAIAAELKARDAVLVAHYYCDPVIQALAEETGGCVSDSLEMARFGNQHSAQTVVVAGVRFMGETAKILNPEKRVLMPTLEATCSLDLGCPVDEFSAFCDQHPERTVVVYANTSAAVKARADWVVTSSCALEIVESLMDNGETIIWAPDQHLGRYIQRETGADMLLWDGACIVHEEFKAKQLQDMKALYPDAAVLVHPESPEAVIELADAVGSTSQLIKAAQTLPNKMFIVATDRGIFYKMQQLCPDKQFIEAPTAGNGAACRSCAHCPWMAMNTLERTLQCLREGTNEIFVDPALVPKAIKPLKRMLDFTQAARMKQAGNA; translated from the coding sequence ATGACACAGCTTTCCGAACGCTTTCTGGTCCAGGCCCATCTTGCCGCCAAGCAGCCCAAGCCGCTGACGGCCGAGGAGGAGGCGCACTACCGTGCCGCCATTGCTGCTGAGCTGAAGGCCAGGGACGCGGTACTGGTCGCGCACTATTACTGCGATCCGGTGATCCAGGCGCTGGCTGAGGAAACCGGTGGTTGCGTCTCCGACTCCCTGGAGATGGCCCGCTTCGGCAACCAGCATTCGGCGCAGACCGTGGTGGTTGCCGGCGTGCGCTTCATGGGCGAGACCGCGAAGATTCTCAACCCGGAAAAACGCGTGCTGATGCCGACCCTGGAGGCCACCTGCTCCCTCGACCTGGGTTGCCCGGTGGACGAGTTCTCGGCGTTCTGTGACCAGCATCCCGAGCGCACCGTGGTGGTCTACGCCAATACCTCGGCCGCGGTGAAGGCACGTGCCGATTGGGTGGTGACTTCCAGTTGTGCGCTGGAGATCGTCGAGAGCCTGATGGACAACGGCGAAACGATCATTTGGGCACCGGACCAGCACCTGGGCCGATACATACAGCGTGAAACCGGTGCCGACATGCTGCTCTGGGATGGTGCCTGTATCGTTCACGAAGAGTTCAAGGCCAAGCAGCTACAGGATATGAAGGCGCTGTATCCGGATGCAGCGGTGCTGGTGCACCCTGAATCCCCTGAAGCGGTGATCGAGCTGGCCGACGCGGTCGGTTCCACCAGCCAACTGATCAAAGCGGCGCAGACCCTGCCGAACAAGATGTTCATCGTCGCAACCGATCGCGGCATCTTCTACAAGATGCAGCAGCTGTGCCCGGACAAGCAGTTCATCGAGGCCCCCACAGCTGGCAATGGCGCGGCCTGCCGCAGTTGCGCCCACTGCCCGTGGATGGCCATGAACACCCTGGAGCGCACCCTGCAATGCCTGCGCGAAGGCACGAACGAAATCTTCGTCGATCCGGCCTTGGTTCCGAAGGCGATCAAACCGCTCAAGCGAATGTTGGACTTCACCCAGGCTGCACGAATGAAACAGGCCGGTAACGCCTGA
- a CDS encoding M48 family metalloprotease: MNLLRPTLLTLACFLAPPLMADDLPSLGDSSSSIVSPEQEHQLGRAWLSLLRGQVPQLNDPQLKDYVETSVYRLAETSQLQDRRLEFVLLNSPQLNAFAAPGGIIGVNGGLFLYAPTEAEYASVLAHELAHLSQRHFARGVEAQQRMQIPVMAAMLAGIVAAAAGAGDAGMAAIMGTQAAAIQEQRRFSRQNEQEADRIGLLNLEKAGYDPRAMPRMFERLMRQYRYDAKPPEFLLTHPVTENRIADTRNRAEQLPPGGVENSLRYQLMRARVQLMFEETPGIAAKRFRAQLDEDPKLDAARYGLAIAQIKGGQLNQARDNLAPLLAKAPNEIVYNLAQVDLDITANRLPDAQQRVDRLLAQYPNNYPLKQMRSDLLIKQNKPKDAEKVLDGLLKSRPNDPDVWYQVAEVRGLAGNTIGLHQARAEFFALVGDYDQAIEQLDFAKRRASGNFPLAARIDARQQELAEQQRMLKQMMR; encoded by the coding sequence ATGAATCTTCTGCGCCCCACTCTGCTGACGCTTGCCTGTTTTCTCGCTCCCCCCCTCATGGCCGACGACCTGCCGTCGCTGGGGGACTCCAGCTCTTCGATCGTCTCTCCGGAACAGGAACATCAACTCGGCCGCGCCTGGCTGAGTCTGCTGCGTGGCCAAGTGCCGCAACTCAATGACCCGCAGCTTAAAGACTACGTGGAGACCAGCGTCTATCGCCTGGCCGAAACCAGCCAGTTGCAGGACCGCCGCCTGGAGTTCGTCCTGCTCAATAGCCCGCAATTGAACGCCTTCGCCGCCCCCGGCGGGATCATCGGTGTCAACGGCGGTCTCTTCCTCTACGCCCCTACCGAAGCCGAGTACGCCTCGGTACTGGCGCACGAATTGGCGCACTTGTCGCAACGCCACTTCGCCCGTGGCGTAGAGGCCCAACAGCGCATGCAGATTCCGGTGATGGCTGCGATGCTCGCGGGCATCGTTGCCGCCGCAGCCGGCGCTGGCGATGCCGGCATGGCCGCGATCATGGGCACACAGGCCGCTGCCATTCAGGAACAACGCCGCTTCTCCCGGCAGAACGAACAGGAGGCCGACCGCATCGGTCTGCTCAATCTGGAAAAGGCTGGCTACGACCCGCGCGCCATGCCACGCATGTTCGAACGCCTGATGCGTCAGTACCGCTATGACGCCAAACCGCCGGAATTCCTCCTCACCCACCCGGTGACCGAGAATCGTATCGCCGACACGCGCAACCGCGCCGAACAGTTGCCGCCGGGGGGCGTCGAGAACAGCCTGCGCTACCAGCTGATGCGCGCTCGCGTGCAACTCATGTTCGAGGAGACCCCGGGCATCGCTGCCAAGCGCTTCCGCGCCCAGCTCGACGAAGACCCGAAGCTGGACGCAGCCCGCTACGGCCTGGCGATCGCCCAGATCAAGGGTGGACAGCTCAATCAGGCTCGCGACAACCTGGCGCCGCTCCTGGCCAAGGCGCCGAACGAGATCGTCTACAACCTGGCTCAGGTCGACCTCGACATCACCGCCAATCGATTGCCTGATGCCCAACAGCGCGTCGACCGCCTGCTCGCGCAATACCCCAATAACTACCCGCTGAAACAGATGCGTAGCGACCTGCTGATCAAGCAGAACAAACCGAAGGACGCCGAGAAGGTGCTCGACGGCCTGCTCAAGAGCCGGCCGAACGATCCGGATGTGTGGTACCAGGTGGCGGAAGTGCGTGGCCTGGCCGGCAATACCATTGGCCTGCACCAGGCCCGCGCCGAATTCTTCGCCCTGGTGGGCGACTACGATCAGGCGATCGAGCAGTTGGACTTCGCCAAGCGTCGCGCCAGTGGCAACTTCCCGCTTGCCGCACGCATAGACGCCCGCCAGCAGGAACTGGCTGAGCAACAGAGGATGCTTAAACAGATGATGCGCTGA
- a CDS encoding MFS transporter: protein MQRVPEHSHAPVGAPDLASEDRLYRKVILRTLPILLLCYIAAYLDRVNIGFAKLDMLGDLQFSNTVYALGASVFFWGYFIFEVPSNLLLHRFGARFWITRIMITWAVVSMAVAFTAPLAAFFHVEASTMFYVLRFLLGICEAGFFPGVILYLNYWFPTHRQSRVMSGFLIALPISLTLGGVLSGWLMTSMNGVHGLSGWQWMLLIEGLPSIVMAVVVFTFLCDGIDSAKWLSAAEKAVLKANLKQDDQGKASRLGEVFFNPRVWLLVLILLTFNTGFYGLAFWMPSIIKSTGVTNTLHIGLLTAIPYGVALVAMLLNARHSNRTGERRLHAAIPAFIGGTGLILSAVFAHSPVLSVLFLTVAASGILSLMPIYWTLPGSVLSGVAAAAGIGMINAFGNLSGFTGSMITAMAESLTGDINNGTYVLALCLFVSGGLILAIPASMLGRSAERRPACQTEGDMAVSQA, encoded by the coding sequence ATGCAAAGAGTCCCAGAACACTCGCACGCCCCCGTTGGCGCTCCTGACCTCGCCAGCGAGGACCGGCTCTATCGCAAGGTCATCCTGCGTACGCTGCCCATCCTGCTGTTGTGCTACATCGCGGCCTATCTCGATCGGGTCAATATCGGATTCGCCAAGCTCGACATGCTCGGCGACCTGCAATTCAGCAATACCGTCTATGCCCTCGGCGCCAGCGTGTTCTTCTGGGGCTATTTCATCTTCGAAGTTCCCAGCAACCTGCTGCTGCATCGCTTCGGCGCGCGCTTCTGGATCACCCGGATCATGATTACGTGGGCCGTGGTGTCGATGGCCGTGGCCTTCACAGCGCCCCTGGCGGCGTTCTTCCACGTCGAGGCCAGCACCATGTTCTATGTGCTGCGCTTCCTGCTCGGTATCTGCGAAGCCGGCTTCTTCCCCGGGGTCATCCTCTATCTCAACTACTGGTTCCCGACCCACCGGCAGAGCCGGGTGATGTCCGGCTTCCTGATCGCCCTGCCCATCAGCCTGACCCTGGGCGGCGTGCTATCGGGCTGGCTGATGACCTCCATGAATGGTGTGCACGGCCTGTCCGGTTGGCAGTGGATGCTGCTCATCGAAGGCCTGCCGTCGATCGTCATGGCCGTGGTGGTGTTCACCTTCCTCTGCGACGGTATCGATTCGGCCAAGTGGCTGTCGGCCGCCGAAAAGGCCGTGCTCAAGGCCAACCTCAAGCAGGACGACCAAGGTAAGGCCTCACGCCTGGGCGAGGTGTTCTTCAACCCGCGCGTGTGGCTGCTGGTACTGATCCTGCTGACCTTCAATACCGGTTTCTACGGTTTGGCGTTCTGGATGCCGTCGATCATCAAGAGCACCGGCGTTACCAACACCCTGCACATCGGCCTGCTTACCGCCATTCCCTATGGTGTGGCGCTGGTGGCGATGCTGCTCAACGCCCGGCACTCCAACCGCACCGGCGAGCGCCGGCTGCACGCGGCGATTCCGGCCTTCATCGGCGGCACCGGGCTGATCCTCAGCGCCGTGTTCGCCCACAGCCCGGTGCTCTCGGTGCTGTTCCTCACCGTGGCCGCCTCGGGCATCCTCAGCCTGATGCCGATCTACTGGACCTTGCCGGGCAGCGTGCTTTCCGGTGTCGCCGCAGCCGCCGGCATCGGCATGATCAACGCCTTCGGCAACCTGTCCGGCTTCACCGGCTCGATGATCACCGCCATGGCGGAATCCCTGACCGGCGACATCAACAACGGCACCTACGTCCTGGCCCTGTGCCTGTTCGTCAGCGGTGGCCTGATCCTGGCGATTCCCGCCAGCATGCTCGGCAGGTCCGCCGAACGCCGGCCCGCATGCCAGACGGAAGGGGATATGGCGGTGAGCCAAGCATGA
- a CDS encoding aldehyde dehydrogenase (NADP(+)), protein MLNLIGHNYIGGARRAAGDITHHSLDAGTGQALPYRFIQATPEEVDAAAEAAAAAYPRFRNLSAVRRAEFLDAIADELDALGDEFIALVTRETALSTARIQGERGRTSGQMRLFAKVLRRGDFLGARIDRAQPERQPLPRPDLRQYQIGVGPVAVFGASNFPLAFSTAGGDTASALAAGCPVVFKAHSGHMATAECVADAIIRAAQKTDMPKGVFNMIFGSGVGEALVRHPAIQAVGFTGSLKGGRALCDLAAARPQPIPVFAEMSSVNPVVVLPGALQARGATVARELAASVALGCGQFCTNPGLVLGIRSAAFSDFLAQLGDAIATQPAQTMLNPGTLRSYAAGVARLHANAQVSHLAGTEQNGQQGVPQLFKADVDMLLSGDPLLQEEVFGPTTIVVEVADRDELTRALRSMHGQLTATLIAERDDLLAYRELIGLLEEKAGRVLLNGYPTGVEVCDAMVHGGPYPATSDARGTSVGTLAINRFLRPVCYQNYPDDVLPEALRDANPLGILRLVDGVYSRDALN, encoded by the coding sequence ATGCTCAATCTGATTGGCCACAACTACATCGGCGGTGCCCGCCGAGCCGCAGGCGACATCACCCACCATAGCCTCGACGCGGGCACCGGCCAGGCGCTGCCCTACCGCTTCATCCAGGCCACTCCGGAGGAAGTTGACGCCGCCGCCGAGGCTGCGGCGGCCGCCTATCCGAGGTTCCGCAATCTGTCGGCAGTGCGCCGCGCCGAATTCCTCGACGCCATCGCTGACGAGCTGGACGCCCTGGGCGACGAGTTCATCGCCCTGGTGACCCGCGAAACCGCACTGTCGACAGCGCGTATCCAGGGTGAGCGTGGCCGCACCAGTGGCCAGATGCGTCTGTTCGCCAAGGTGCTAAGGCGCGGCGACTTCCTCGGGGCGCGTATCGACCGCGCGCAGCCCGAGCGTCAGCCACTGCCCCGTCCGGATTTGCGCCAGTATCAGATCGGCGTTGGTCCGGTCGCCGTGTTCGGCGCGAGCAACTTCCCCCTGGCCTTCTCCACTGCCGGCGGCGACACCGCTTCGGCCCTGGCCGCCGGTTGCCCGGTAGTGTTCAAGGCGCACAGTGGGCACATGGCGACCGCCGAATGCGTTGCCGATGCCATCATTCGCGCGGCGCAAAAGACTGATATGCCGAAAGGTGTGTTCAACATGATTTTCGGCTCCGGCGTGGGCGAAGCGCTGGTCCGGCATCCGGCGATCCAGGCCGTCGGCTTCACTGGCTCGCTCAAAGGTGGCCGGGCCTTGTGCGATCTGGCAGCCGCACGCCCGCAACCGATCCCGGTGTTCGCGGAGATGTCCAGCGTCAACCCGGTGGTGGTACTGCCCGGCGCGCTGCAGGCACGCGGCGCGACCGTGGCCAGGGAACTGGCGGCTTCGGTGGCGCTAGGCTGCGGCCAGTTCTGCACCAACCCCGGCCTGGTCCTGGGCATCCGCTCGGCGGCGTTCAGCGACTTCCTGGCCCAACTGGGGGACGCCATCGCCACGCAACCAGCGCAGACCATGCTCAACCCCGGCACCCTGCGCAGCTACGCCGCCGGCGTCGCCCGCCTGCACGCCAACGCACAGGTCAGCCATCTGGCCGGTACCGAGCAGAACGGCCAACAGGGCGTACCCCAACTGTTCAAGGCGGATGTGGACATGCTGCTGAGCGGCGACCCCCTGCTGCAGGAGGAGGTGTTCGGCCCGACCACCATTGTGGTGGAGGTCGCCGACCGCGACGAACTGACCCGCGCGCTGCGGAGCATGCACGGGCAACTGACAGCCACCCTGATCGCCGAACGGGACGACCTGCTGGCCTACCGCGAGCTGATCGGCTTGCTGGAAGAGAAGGCCGGGCGCGTACTGCTCAACGGCTACCCCACCGGTGTCGAGGTCTGCGACGCGATGGTGCATGGTGGCCCCTACCCGGCGACTTCGGATGCCCGTGGCACCTCGGTGGGTACCTTGGCAATCAACCGATTCCTGCGCCCGGTGTGCTACCAGAACTATCCGGACGATGTCCTGCCCGAGGCCCTGCGGGACGCCAACCCGCTGGGCATCCTGCGCCTGGTGGATGGCGTCTACAGCCGCGACGCGCTGAACTAA
- a CDS encoding fumarylacetoacetate hydrolase family protein produces the protein MSIRLTPANTLPVDGLSATLVGRAWIPGPVPGPSPIVLRADGVFDLSGRFATLSELLELDAPLQALRQTPGTFLTSIEELLANSGADADPEKPHLLAPLDLQVIKAAGVTFAASMVERVIEEKAGGDAALAEGVRAMVREVIGDNLRSIRPGSEQAQRLKEVLIERGMWSQYLEVGIGPDAEIFTKAPVLAAVGSASLIGVHPHSQWNNPEPEVVLAVNSRGQIHGATLGNDVNLRDFEGRSALLLSKAKDNNASCAIGPFIRLFDEGFDLDAVRRCVVDLEVQGLDGYQMRGSSSMEQISRDPLELVAQTVNRNHQYPDGFMLFLGTLFAPTEDRDHPGAGFTHKPGDRVSISSPLLGGLHNEVTHSDAARPWTFGLGALMRNLTARGLLPR, from the coding sequence ATGTCGATCCGCCTCACGCCTGCGAACACCCTGCCCGTCGATGGCCTGTCCGCCACCCTGGTTGGCCGCGCCTGGATTCCCGGTCCGGTGCCAGGCCCCTCGCCCATCGTGCTGCGCGCCGATGGCGTCTTCGACCTGTCCGGACGTTTCGCCACCCTCAGCGAGCTGCTGGAGCTGGACGCACCGCTGCAGGCATTGCGCCAGACCCCCGGCACCTTCCTGACCAGCATCGAGGAGCTGTTGGCCAATAGCGGCGCGGATGCCGACCCGGAAAAACCCCACCTGCTGGCCCCTCTGGATCTGCAGGTGATCAAGGCCGCCGGCGTGACCTTCGCCGCCAGCATGGTGGAACGGGTGATCGAGGAAAAAGCCGGTGGCGATGCGGCCCTGGCCGAAGGGGTGCGGGCGATGGTGCGCGAGGTGATCGGCGACAACCTGCGTTCGATCCGGCCAGGCTCCGAGCAGGCGCAACGCCTGAAGGAAGTGCTCATCGAGCGGGGCATGTGGTCGCAGTACCTGGAAGTCGGCATCGGCCCGGACGCCGAGATTTTCACCAAGGCGCCTGTCCTCGCCGCCGTGGGCAGCGCCAGCCTGATCGGCGTCCACCCGCATTCGCAATGGAACAACCCGGAACCCGAGGTGGTACTGGCGGTCAACAGCCGTGGCCAGATCCACGGCGCCACCCTGGGCAACGATGTCAACCTGCGGGACTTCGAGGGACGTAGCGCCCTGCTGTTGAGCAAGGCCAAGGACAACAACGCCTCCTGCGCCATCGGGCCCTTCATCCGCCTGTTCGACGAAGGTTTCGACCTGGATGCGGTGCGCCGCTGTGTGGTGGACCTGGAAGTCCAGGGGCTCGATGGTTATCAGATGCGCGGTTCCAGCTCGATGGAGCAGATCAGCCGCGATCCGCTGGAGCTGGTGGCGCAGACCGTGAATCGCAATCACCAGTATCCTGACGGCTTCATGCTGTTCCTCGGCACGCTGTTCGCACCCACCGAGGACCGTGACCACCCTGGCGCCGGCTTCACCCACAAGCCCGGTGACCGCGTCAGCATCAGCAGCCCGCTGCTGGGCGGACTGCACAACGAAGTGACCCACAGCGACGCAGCCCGGCCCTGGACCTTCGGCCTCGGCGCCCTGATGCGCAACCTGACCGCACGCGGACTGCTGCCACGCTGA
- a CDS encoding AI-2E family transporter encodes MLKVLRDWVQRYFSDEEAVVLAVVLVLGFTIVLTLGNMLAPVLAGMVLAFLMQGLVNLLERLRLPQTLAVWIVFALFIGALALILGVLVPLLWQQLSKLFQELPGMLGEWQSLLLLLPERYPHLVTDEQVLKAIEVTRSEVAKFGQWALTFSLSSLPLLVNIMIYLVLVPILVFFFLKDRVMIGRWISGYLPRERGLMTQVWDEVNIQIANYIRGKVIEIVICGSVTYVAFVWLGLNYAALLALLVGLSVVVPYIGAVVVTVPVALIALFQWGWSDQFIYLMVVYTVIQTLDGNVLVPLLFSEAVNLHPVAIICAVLLFGGLWGFWGVFFAIPLATLFKAVLDAWPRADPRNAMAQ; translated from the coding sequence ATGCTCAAGGTGCTTCGCGATTGGGTCCAGCGCTACTTCTCTGATGAAGAAGCCGTGGTGCTGGCTGTGGTCCTCGTTCTCGGCTTCACGATCGTTCTGACTCTTGGCAACATGCTGGCGCCTGTGTTGGCGGGCATGGTCCTGGCGTTCCTCATGCAGGGGCTGGTCAACCTATTGGAGCGTCTGCGACTGCCGCAAACGCTGGCGGTCTGGATCGTCTTCGCGCTGTTCATCGGTGCCCTGGCCTTGATTCTCGGCGTGCTGGTGCCGTTGCTCTGGCAACAGTTGAGCAAGTTGTTCCAGGAGCTGCCAGGCATGCTTGGCGAATGGCAGTCGTTGCTGCTGCTCCTGCCCGAGCGCTATCCGCATCTGGTGACCGATGAGCAGGTACTGAAGGCCATCGAGGTGACCCGCAGTGAAGTCGCCAAGTTCGGCCAGTGGGCACTGACCTTCTCCCTGTCCAGCCTGCCGCTGCTGGTCAACATCATGATCTACCTGGTCCTGGTGCCGATCCTGGTGTTCTTCTTCCTCAAGGACAGGGTGATGATCGGGCGCTGGATCAGCGGCTACCTGCCACGCGAACGCGGATTGATGACGCAGGTCTGGGACGAAGTGAACATCCAGATCGCCAATTACATTCGAGGCAAGGTGATCGAGATCGTCATCTGCGGATCGGTGACCTATGTGGCATTCGTCTGGCTTGGCCTGAACTATGCGGCGCTGCTGGCCCTGCTGGTGGGGCTCTCGGTGGTCGTGCCCTACATCGGCGCCGTGGTGGTAACCGTGCCGGTCGCCCTGATTGCCCTGTTCCAGTGGGGCTGGAGCGACCAGTTCATCTACCTGATGGTGGTCTACACCGTGATCCAGACCCTGGACGGCAATGTCCTCGTGCCGTTGCTGTTCTCCGAAGCAGTGAACCTGCACCCGGTGGCGATCATCTGCGCCGTGCTCCTGTTCGGCGGACTCTGGGGCTTCTGGGGGGTGTTCTTCGCCATTCCCCTGGCTACCTTGTTCAAGGCTGTACTGGATGCCTGGCCGCGAGCCGACCCGAGAAATGCCATGGCGCAGTAA